From the Vulpes lagopus strain Blue_001 chromosome 22, ASM1834538v1, whole genome shotgun sequence genome, one window contains:
- the LOC121480660 gene encoding translation initiation factor IF-2-like has product MCVCMCVSETVRDGFSLSQTVTFLHGNSRYSLLPGEGRAPPPPVNSDLSRSNRGAHGSAQCREQDGGFDREQKTASPSENATGAHGYRIRSLLLQRRGDPGWPRARDPGKAPQSKTRFKPSCVPGRSVSGKPPSLRPPARDECFSGPGRGTHLYKPIPFLVRFTPHPPPLERIHRKSFSELFRPGPLPLPSGIRPERCRPRPPGLPRPALQTSTQSGGRHTENKGCHWAALEPEGPPPAWFVNGGRGGGGAARSPASPTLLLASCTTPRRYSALPPGGRRRRRRRAGGRRDTRAGASRGWRGQAQAAGSGPSRLRTQCDWISKKKSLSSWLQSADRTRSEDRPLGRNLGAELSGLEKERGSRKGGGGGGGGGGGGGGGGEQSLEARRRSSTASAAASARGRRRRLSPAGGRTRRGGACVAVRRGPADFGQTLKGNPRRLLLLAAENAAPLRRSGRRRRPPSAPPARADESGAPGGRPAAGRRRRRRPRGAGTRAAAP; this is encoded by the exons ATGTGCGTTTGCATGTGTGTATCAGAGACAGTGAGAGACGGATTTAGCCTTTCTCAAACTGTCACTTTCCTGCATGGGAATTCGCGATACTCCCTGCTTCCCGGAGAGGggagagcccccccacccccggtgaATTCTGACCTCTCCCGGAGTAACCGGGGAGCTCACGGGAGCGCCCAGTGCCGCGAGCAAGACGGAGGATTTGACCGGGAACAAAAGACCGCTAGCCCGTCAGAAAACGCCACTGGAGCACACGG CTACAGGATCAGGTCGCTGCTGCTGCAGCGCAGAGGGGACCCCGGGTGGCCACGCGCCCGAGATCCAGGGAAAGCTCCGCAGTCCAAGACGCGCTTCAAGCCGTCCTGTGTGCCCGGGCGTTCGGTCTCAG GAAAGCCTCCCTCGCTGCGCCCTCCAGCTCGGGACGAGTGTTTTAGCGGACCCGGAAGAGGAACACATCTTTATAAGCCAATTCCCTTTCTGGTGCgttttaccccccaccccccacccctcgaGCGAATTCACCGTAAAAGTTTTTCTGAACTTTTCCGTcccggccccctgcccctcccctcaggaATCCGCCCAGAGcgctgcaggccccgccccccgggcctccCTCGCCCCGCCCTCCAGACTTCCACCCAATCCGGAGGCCGCCACACGGAAAACAAAGGCTGCCATTGGGCCGCCCTGGAGCCCGAGGGCCCGCCCCCGGCGTGGTTtgtgaatggggggaggggagggggcggggcggcccggaGCCCCGCGAGCCCGACGCTTCTTCTGGCGAGTTGCACGACTCCGAGGCGTTACTCTGCGCTCCCtcccggcgggcggcggcggcggcggcggcgggcgggcgggcgccgggACACTCGGGCCGGGGCTTCGCGAGGCTGGAGAGGCCAGGCCCAGGCCGCGGGCAGCGGGCCCTCGCGGCTTCGGACGCAGTGCGACTGGATTTCCAAAAAGAAGTCGCTGAGCTCTTGGCTGCAAAGCGCCGATCGGACTCGGAGCGAGGATCGCCCGCTTGGCAGAAACTTGGGGGCCGAGCTCTCGGGGCTGGAGAAGGAGCGGGGGAGTAGgaaaggcggcggcggcggcggcggcggcggcggcggcggcggcggcggcggcgagcagAGCCTCGAGGCGAGGAGGCGGAGCAGCACCGCCTCGGCGGCGGCCTCGGCTCGCGGGCGGCGGCGCCGGCTCTCGCCCGCCGGGGGCCGGACTCGGCGTGGGGGCGCGTGCGTTGCCGTGCGCCGTGGGCCGGCCGACTTTGGGCAAACTTTGAAGGGTAACCCGAGACGCTTGTTGCTCCTCGCCGCGGAGAACGCCGCACCGTTACGTCGCAGCGGGAGAAGGCGGCGGCCCCCGtccgcgcccccggcccgggccGACGAGTCCGGGGCTCCCGGCGGCCGCCCGGCTGCTGGGCGGAGACGGCGGCGGCGCCCCCGCGGCGCGGGCACCCGGGCTGCAGCGCCCTGA
- the FZD7 gene encoding frizzled-7 isoform X1 — MRGPGAAAARSPLGLCTLALALLGALPAGAGAQPYHGEKGISVPDHGFCQPISIPLCTDIAYNQTILPNLLGHTNQEDAGLEVHQFYPLVKVQCSPELRFFLCSMYAPVCTVLDQAIPPCRSLCERARQGCEALMNKFGFQWPERLRCENFPVHGAGEICVGQNTSDGSGGAGGGPTAYPTAPYMPDLPFTALPPGAADGRGRAAFPFSCPRQLKVPPYLGYRFLGERDCGAPCEPGRANGLMYFKEEERRFARLWVGVWSVLCCASTLFTVLTYLVDMRRFSYPERPIIFLSGCYFMVAVAHVAGFLLEDRAVCVERFSDDGYRTVAQGTKKEGCTILFMVLYFFGMASSIWWVILSLTWFLAAGMKWGHEAIEANSQYFHLAAWAVPAVKTITILAMGQVDGDLLSGVCYVGLSSVDALRGFVLAPLFVYLFIGTSFLLAGFVSLFRIRTIMKHDGTKTEKLEKLMVRIGVFSVLYTVPATIVLACYFYEQAFREHWERTWLLQTCKSYAVPCPPGHFPPMSPDFTVFMIKYLMTMIVGITTGFWIWSGKTLQSWRRFYHRLSHSSKGETAMQTIFERGLEDIFGLLFW, encoded by the exons ATGCGGGGCCCCGGCGCGGCCGCGGCGCGCTCGCCCCTGGGCCTGTGCACCCTGGCGCTTGCGCTGCTGGGCGCGCTGCCCGCCGGCGCCGGGGCGCAGCCGTACCACGGCGAGAAGGGCATCTCGGTGCCGGACCACGGCTTCTGCCAGCCCATCTCCATCCCGCTGTGCACGGACATTGCCTACAACCAGACCATCCTGCCCAACCTGCTGGGCCACACGAACCAGGAGGACGCGGGCCTCGAGGTGCACCAGTTCTACCCGCTGGTGAAGGTGCAGTGTTCTCCCGAGCTGCGCTTCTTCCTGTGCTCCATGTACGCGCCCGTGTGCACCGTGCTGGACCAGGCCATCCCGCCGTGCCGCTCCCTGTGCGAGCGTGCCCGCCAGGGCTGCGAGGCGCTCATGAACAAGTTCGGCTTCCAGTGGCCCGAGCGGCTGCGCTGTGAGAACTTCCCCGTGCACGGCGCCGGCGAGATCTGCGTGGGCCAGAACACGTCCGACGgctcggggggcgcgggcggcggccccACGGCCTACCCCACTGCGCCCTACATGCCGGACCTGCCCTTCACCGCCCTGCCCCCGGGGGCAGCTGACGGCAGGGGCCGCGCCGCCTTCCCGTTCTCGTGCCCCCGCCAGCTCAAGGTGCCCCCCTACCTGGGCTACCGCTTCCTGGGCGAGCGCGACTGCGGCGCCCCGTGCGAGCCGGGCCGAGCCAACGGCCTGATGTACtttaaggaggaggagaggcgCTTCGCCCGTCTCTGGGTGGGCGTGTGGTCGGTGCTGTGCTGCGCCTCGACGCTCTTCACCGTGCTCACCTACTTGGTGGACATGCGGCGCTTCAGCTACCCCGAGCGGCCCATCATCTTTCTGTCGGGCTGCTACTTCATGGTGGCCGTGGCGCACGTGGCCGGCTTCCTGCTGGAGGACCGCGCCGTGTGCGTGGAGCGCTTCTCAGACGACGGCTACCGCACGGTGGCGCAGGGCACCAAGAAGGAGGGCTGCACTATCCTCTTCATGGTGCTGTACTTCTTCGGCATGGCCAGCTCCATCTGGTGGGTCATCCTGTCGCTCACCTGGTTCCTGGCAGCCGGCATGAAGTGGGGCCATGAGGCCATCGAAGCCAACTCGCAGTACTTCCACCTGGCCGCGTGGGCTGTGCCCGCTGTCAAGACCATCACCATCCTGGCCATGGGCCAGGTGGACGGGGACTTGCTCAGCGGGGTGTGCTACGTGGGCCTGTCCAGCGTGGATGCGCTGCGGGGCTTCGTGCTGGCGCCCCTGTTCGTCTACCTCTTCATTGGCACGTCCTTCCTGCTGGCCGGCTTCGTGTCCCTCTTCCGTATCCGCACCATCATGAAGCACGACGGAACCAAGACCGAGAAGCTGGAGAAGCTCATGGTGCGCATCGGCGTCTTCAGCGTGCTCTACACGGTGCCAGCCACCATCGTCCTGGCCTGCTACTTCTACGAGCAGGCCTTCCGCGAACACTGGGAGCGCACCTGGCTCCTGCAGACGTGCAAGAGCTACGCGGTGCCCTGCCCGCCTGGCCATTTCCCGCCCATGAGCCCCGACTTCACTGTCTTCATGATCAAGTACCTGATGACCATGATCGTGGGCATCACCACCGGCTTCTGGATCTGGTCCGGCAAGACTCTGCAGTCTTGGCGCCGCTTCTACCACAGACTCAGCCACAGCAGCAAGGGGGAGACTGCG ATGCAGACCATATTTGAAAGAGGACTGGAAGATATTTTCGGTCTGCTTTTCTGGTGA
- the FZD7 gene encoding frizzled-7 isoform X2: MRGPGAAAARSPLGLCTLALALLGALPAGAGAQPYHGEKGISVPDHGFCQPISIPLCTDIAYNQTILPNLLGHTNQEDAGLEVHQFYPLVKVQCSPELRFFLCSMYAPVCTVLDQAIPPCRSLCERARQGCEALMNKFGFQWPERLRCENFPVHGAGEICVGQNTSDGSGGAGGGPTAYPTAPYMPDLPFTALPPGAADGRGRAAFPFSCPRQLKVPPYLGYRFLGERDCGAPCEPGRANGLMYFKEEERRFARLWVGVWSVLCCASTLFTVLTYLVDMRRFSYPERPIIFLSGCYFMVAVAHVAGFLLEDRAVCVERFSDDGYRTVAQGTKKEGCTILFMVLYFFGMASSIWWVILSLTWFLAAGMKWGHEAIEANSQYFHLAAWAVPAVKTITILAMGQVDGDLLSGVCYVGLSSVDALRGFVLAPLFVYLFIGTSFLLAGFVSLFRIRTIMKHDGTKTEKLEKLMVRIGVFSVLYTVPATIVLACYFYEQAFREHWERTWLLQTCKSYAVPCPPGHFPPMSPDFTVFMIKYLMTMIVGITTGFWIWSGKTLQSWRRFYHRLSHSSKGETAACSHGWCVLQTHRRKTSDSPHQEEEATPLHSVQSIF; this comes from the exons ATGCGGGGCCCCGGCGCGGCCGCGGCGCGCTCGCCCCTGGGCCTGTGCACCCTGGCGCTTGCGCTGCTGGGCGCGCTGCCCGCCGGCGCCGGGGCGCAGCCGTACCACGGCGAGAAGGGCATCTCGGTGCCGGACCACGGCTTCTGCCAGCCCATCTCCATCCCGCTGTGCACGGACATTGCCTACAACCAGACCATCCTGCCCAACCTGCTGGGCCACACGAACCAGGAGGACGCGGGCCTCGAGGTGCACCAGTTCTACCCGCTGGTGAAGGTGCAGTGTTCTCCCGAGCTGCGCTTCTTCCTGTGCTCCATGTACGCGCCCGTGTGCACCGTGCTGGACCAGGCCATCCCGCCGTGCCGCTCCCTGTGCGAGCGTGCCCGCCAGGGCTGCGAGGCGCTCATGAACAAGTTCGGCTTCCAGTGGCCCGAGCGGCTGCGCTGTGAGAACTTCCCCGTGCACGGCGCCGGCGAGATCTGCGTGGGCCAGAACACGTCCGACGgctcggggggcgcgggcggcggccccACGGCCTACCCCACTGCGCCCTACATGCCGGACCTGCCCTTCACCGCCCTGCCCCCGGGGGCAGCTGACGGCAGGGGCCGCGCCGCCTTCCCGTTCTCGTGCCCCCGCCAGCTCAAGGTGCCCCCCTACCTGGGCTACCGCTTCCTGGGCGAGCGCGACTGCGGCGCCCCGTGCGAGCCGGGCCGAGCCAACGGCCTGATGTACtttaaggaggaggagaggcgCTTCGCCCGTCTCTGGGTGGGCGTGTGGTCGGTGCTGTGCTGCGCCTCGACGCTCTTCACCGTGCTCACCTACTTGGTGGACATGCGGCGCTTCAGCTACCCCGAGCGGCCCATCATCTTTCTGTCGGGCTGCTACTTCATGGTGGCCGTGGCGCACGTGGCCGGCTTCCTGCTGGAGGACCGCGCCGTGTGCGTGGAGCGCTTCTCAGACGACGGCTACCGCACGGTGGCGCAGGGCACCAAGAAGGAGGGCTGCACTATCCTCTTCATGGTGCTGTACTTCTTCGGCATGGCCAGCTCCATCTGGTGGGTCATCCTGTCGCTCACCTGGTTCCTGGCAGCCGGCATGAAGTGGGGCCATGAGGCCATCGAAGCCAACTCGCAGTACTTCCACCTGGCCGCGTGGGCTGTGCCCGCTGTCAAGACCATCACCATCCTGGCCATGGGCCAGGTGGACGGGGACTTGCTCAGCGGGGTGTGCTACGTGGGCCTGTCCAGCGTGGATGCGCTGCGGGGCTTCGTGCTGGCGCCCCTGTTCGTCTACCTCTTCATTGGCACGTCCTTCCTGCTGGCCGGCTTCGTGTCCCTCTTCCGTATCCGCACCATCATGAAGCACGACGGAACCAAGACCGAGAAGCTGGAGAAGCTCATGGTGCGCATCGGCGTCTTCAGCGTGCTCTACACGGTGCCAGCCACCATCGTCCTGGCCTGCTACTTCTACGAGCAGGCCTTCCGCGAACACTGGGAGCGCACCTGGCTCCTGCAGACGTGCAAGAGCTACGCGGTGCCCTGCCCGCCTGGCCATTTCCCGCCCATGAGCCCCGACTTCACTGTCTTCATGATCAAGTACCTGATGACCATGATCGTGGGCATCACCACCGGCTTCTGGATCTGGTCCGGCAAGACTCTGCAGTCTTGGCGCCGCTTCTACCACAGACTCAGCCACAGCAGCAAGGGGGAGACTGCG GCTTGCTCACATGGCTGGTGTGTTTTACAAACACACAGAAGGAAAACCAGTGACAGTCCTCACCAGGAGGAGGAAGCCACACCGCTGCACTCTGTGCAGAGCATCTTTTAA
- the LOC121480661 gene encoding cofilin-1-like → MKVCKFPTPEEVKKHKKAVLLCLGEDKKNIILEEGKEILVGDVGQTVDHPYATLVKMLPDKDCYVLYNTTYETKESKKEGLVFTFWAPKSAPLKSKMIYASSKDAIKKKLTGIKHELQANCYEEVKDRCTLAEKLGGSAVMSLEGKPL, encoded by the coding sequence ATGAAGGTGTGTAAGTTCCCAACACCAGAGGAGGTGAAGAAGCACAAGAAGGCAGTACTTCTCTGCCTCGGCGAGGACAAGAAGAACATCATCCTCGAGGAGGGCAAGGAGATCCTGGTAGGTGATGTGGGCCAGACTGTAGACCACCCCTATGCCACCCTTGTCAAGATGCTACCAGACAAGGACTGCTATGTCCTCTATAACACAACCTATGAGACCAAGGAGAGCAAGAAGGAGGGCCTGGTGTTTACCTTCTGGGCACCTAAGTCTGCCCCCCTTAAGAGCAAAATGATTTATGCCAGCTCCAAGGATGCCATCAAGAAAAAGCTGACCGGGATCAAGCATGAATTACAAGCAAACTGCTATGAAGAGGTGAAGGACCGCTGCACCCTGGCAGAGAAACTGGGGGGCAGTGCTGTCATGTCCCTGGAGGGCAAGCCTTTGtga